A window of the Cannabis sativa cultivar Pink pepper isolate KNU-18-1 chromosome X, ASM2916894v1, whole genome shotgun sequence genome harbors these coding sequences:
- the LOC115714452 gene encoding aspartic proteinase CDR1 isoform X2 → MAPPSFISIFYCLIQFTLLYHSFASPSSEAFHASSDSRRHPMVLPLYLSPPKSSSQRREFEGRRLHKSDQPRPNAHMRLYDDLLSNGYYTTRLWIGTPPQEFALIVDTGSTVTYVPCSDCEQCGKHQDPRFQPNSSSTYEPVKCNMNCNCDKDGVQCTYERRYAEMSSSSGVLGEDIISFGNESELVPQRAVFGCENVETGDLYSQRADGIIGLGRGRLSVMDQLVDKGVIGDSFSLCYGGMGVGGGAMILGGISSPPDMVFTHSDPYRSPYYNIDLKEIHVAGKPLKLSPKVFDRKHGTVLDSGTTYAYLPEEAFYAFKGAITRELHSLKQIHGPDPNYNDICFSGAGRNITQLSKKFPQVDMVFGNGQKLSLSPENYLFRHTKVSGAYCLGIFKNADQTTLLGGILVRNTLVTYDRENDKIGFWKTNCSELWKSLNYLSSPPPVTPSDSGSLNGITEIPPSAAPDGLPKNDFSVEFQIGHISFDMKLGVNKSVKLNFTELTGLIANALEVKVSQVHLTNLKVEGNSSLITWAVYPVSNTTAMSIILRLKEHHMQLPKKFGSYQLVELKVEPQKKHIADHGGSIIIYWRRLLELQLP, encoded by the exons ATGGCTCCACCCTCTTTTATCTCCATCTTCTACTGCTTAATCCAGTTCACTCTCCTCTACCACTCCTTTGCCTCACCATCCTCCGAGGCCTTCCATGCCTCCTCCGACTCTCGTCGTCACCCCATGGTCCTTCCGCTCTATCTATCGCCTCCTAAATCGTCCTCTCAACGCCGAGAGTTTGAGGGCCGCCGTCTTCATAAATCGGACCAGCCTAGGCCTAATGCTCACATGAGGCTCTACGACGACCTTCTATCCAATGG ATATTATACGACGCGGCTATGGATTGGGACTCCTCCCCAGGAATTCGCTCTCATTGTTGATACGGGAAGCACTGTGACTTACGTGCCCTGTTCTGATTGTGAACAGTGCGGGAAGCATCAG GATCCTAGGTTCCAGCCGAATTCATCTAGCACGTACGAACCTGTAAAGTGTAATATGAATTGTAATTGCGATAAGGATGGGGTTCAATGCACTTATGAGCGGCGGTATGCTGAGATGAGCTCAAGCAGTGGTGTCCTTGGTGAGGATATTATTTCTTTTGGTAATGAAAGTGAACTTGTACCTCAGCGTGCGGTTTTTGGGTGTGAAAATGTGGAAACTGGTGATCTATATAGCCAGAGGGCTGATGGAATAATCGGTTTGGGTAGAGGACGGCTAAGTGTGATGGACCAGCTTGTTGACAAGGGTGTTATTGGTGACTCGTTCTCATTATGTTATGGTGGGATGGGTGTAGGTGGGGGTGCTATGATTCTTGGTGGAATCTCTTCTCCCCCTGATATGGTATTTACCCACTCAGACCCATACCGCAG TCCATACTACAATATTGATTTGAAGGAAATACATGTGGCCGGGAAACCATTGAAATTAAGCCCAAAGGTCTTCGACAGAAAGCATGGAACTGTCTTGGATAGTGGAACTACATATGCTTATCTTCCAGAAGAAGCTTTTTATGCATTTAAGGGGGCA ATTACGAGGGAACTACATTCCCTTAAACAAATTCATGGTCCAGACCCTAATTATAATGATATTTGTTTTTCAGGTGCTGGAAG GAATATTACTCAACTATCAAAAAAATTTCCACAAGTTGATATGGTATTTGGCAATGGGCAAAAGTTGTCTCTATCTCCAGAAAACTACTTGTTCCGG CATACGAAGGTTAGTGGTGCATATTGCTTGggaatttttaaaaatgccGATCAAACTACTCTTTTAGGAG GAATTCTTGTCCGCAATACCCTTGTGACTTATGATCGAGAAAATGATAAGATTGGTTTTTGGAAAACTAATTGTTCTGAACTTTGGAAGAGTTTGAACTATCTCAGTTCTCCTCCTCCAGTTACTCCCTCGGATTCTGGCAGCTTGAATGGAATCACAGAAATTCCTCCAAGCGCAGCTCCTGATGGATTGCCAAAAAATGATTTTTCAG TTGAATTTCAGATAGGACATATATCTTTTGATATGAAGCTTGGTGTGAACAAATCAGTGAAGCTCAATTTTACAGAGCTTACAGGGTTAATTGCCAATGCACTGGAAGTTAAAGTTTCACAG GTTCACTTAACAAACTTAAAGGTTGAAGGAAATTCTTCACTTATTACATGGGCCGTTTATCCTGTTTCCAATACGACTGCAATG AGTATAATTTTGCGCTTGAAGGAGCATCATATGCAGCTCCCAAAAAAATTTGGAAGTTACCAGCTGGTTGAGCTCAAAGTTGAGCCTCAAAAGAAACA catTGCAGATCATGGTGGAAGCATCATCATATATTGGCGGCGACTATTGGAGTTACAGTTACCTTAG
- the LOC115714452 gene encoding aspartic proteinase CDR1 isoform X1, with protein MAPPSFISIFYCLIQFTLLYHSFASPSSEAFHASSDSRRHPMVLPLYLSPPKSSSQRREFEGRRLHKSDQPRPNAHMRLYDDLLSNGYYTTRLWIGTPPQEFALIVDTGSTVTYVPCSDCEQCGKHQDPRFQPNSSSTYEPVKCNMNCNCDKDGVQCTYERRYAEMSSSSGVLGEDIISFGNESELVPQRAVFGCENVETGDLYSQRADGIIGLGRGRLSVMDQLVDKGVIGDSFSLCYGGMGVGGGAMILGGISSPPDMVFTHSDPYRSPYYNIDLKEIHVAGKPLKLSPKVFDRKHGTVLDSGTTYAYLPEEAFYAFKGAITRELHSLKQIHGPDPNYNDICFSGAGRNITQLSKKFPQVDMVFGNGQKLSLSPENYLFRHTKVSGAYCLGIFKNADQTTLLGGILVRNTLVTYDRENDKIGFWKTNCSELWKSLNYLSSPPPVTPSDSGSLNGITEIPPSAAPDGLPKNDFSVEFQIGHISFDMKLGVNKSVKLNFTELTGLIANALEVKVSQVHLTNLKVEGNSSLITWAVYPVSNTTAMSIILRLKEHHMQLPKKFGSYQLVELKVEPQKKQSWWKHHHILAATIGVTVTLAFGLLTLGMWLFWRHKRLEVGSYEPVGAIIAEQELQPL; from the exons ATGGCTCCACCCTCTTTTATCTCCATCTTCTACTGCTTAATCCAGTTCACTCTCCTCTACCACTCCTTTGCCTCACCATCCTCCGAGGCCTTCCATGCCTCCTCCGACTCTCGTCGTCACCCCATGGTCCTTCCGCTCTATCTATCGCCTCCTAAATCGTCCTCTCAACGCCGAGAGTTTGAGGGCCGCCGTCTTCATAAATCGGACCAGCCTAGGCCTAATGCTCACATGAGGCTCTACGACGACCTTCTATCCAATGG ATATTATACGACGCGGCTATGGATTGGGACTCCTCCCCAGGAATTCGCTCTCATTGTTGATACGGGAAGCACTGTGACTTACGTGCCCTGTTCTGATTGTGAACAGTGCGGGAAGCATCAG GATCCTAGGTTCCAGCCGAATTCATCTAGCACGTACGAACCTGTAAAGTGTAATATGAATTGTAATTGCGATAAGGATGGGGTTCAATGCACTTATGAGCGGCGGTATGCTGAGATGAGCTCAAGCAGTGGTGTCCTTGGTGAGGATATTATTTCTTTTGGTAATGAAAGTGAACTTGTACCTCAGCGTGCGGTTTTTGGGTGTGAAAATGTGGAAACTGGTGATCTATATAGCCAGAGGGCTGATGGAATAATCGGTTTGGGTAGAGGACGGCTAAGTGTGATGGACCAGCTTGTTGACAAGGGTGTTATTGGTGACTCGTTCTCATTATGTTATGGTGGGATGGGTGTAGGTGGGGGTGCTATGATTCTTGGTGGAATCTCTTCTCCCCCTGATATGGTATTTACCCACTCAGACCCATACCGCAG TCCATACTACAATATTGATTTGAAGGAAATACATGTGGCCGGGAAACCATTGAAATTAAGCCCAAAGGTCTTCGACAGAAAGCATGGAACTGTCTTGGATAGTGGAACTACATATGCTTATCTTCCAGAAGAAGCTTTTTATGCATTTAAGGGGGCA ATTACGAGGGAACTACATTCCCTTAAACAAATTCATGGTCCAGACCCTAATTATAATGATATTTGTTTTTCAGGTGCTGGAAG GAATATTACTCAACTATCAAAAAAATTTCCACAAGTTGATATGGTATTTGGCAATGGGCAAAAGTTGTCTCTATCTCCAGAAAACTACTTGTTCCGG CATACGAAGGTTAGTGGTGCATATTGCTTGggaatttttaaaaatgccGATCAAACTACTCTTTTAGGAG GAATTCTTGTCCGCAATACCCTTGTGACTTATGATCGAGAAAATGATAAGATTGGTTTTTGGAAAACTAATTGTTCTGAACTTTGGAAGAGTTTGAACTATCTCAGTTCTCCTCCTCCAGTTACTCCCTCGGATTCTGGCAGCTTGAATGGAATCACAGAAATTCCTCCAAGCGCAGCTCCTGATGGATTGCCAAAAAATGATTTTTCAG TTGAATTTCAGATAGGACATATATCTTTTGATATGAAGCTTGGTGTGAACAAATCAGTGAAGCTCAATTTTACAGAGCTTACAGGGTTAATTGCCAATGCACTGGAAGTTAAAGTTTCACAG GTTCACTTAACAAACTTAAAGGTTGAAGGAAATTCTTCACTTATTACATGGGCCGTTTATCCTGTTTCCAATACGACTGCAATG AGTATAATTTTGCGCTTGAAGGAGCATCATATGCAGCTCCCAAAAAAATTTGGAAGTTACCAGCTGGTTGAGCTCAAAGTTGAGCCTCAAAAGAAACA ATCATGGTGGAAGCATCATCATATATTGGCGGCGACTATTGGAGTTACAGTTACCTTAGCTTTTGGATTATTAACATTAGGGATGTGGTTGTTTTGGAGACACAAAAGACTAGAGGTTGGTTCATATGAACCTGTTGGCGCCATTATTGCTGAACAAGAGCTTCAGCCACTTTAA